From the Desulfovibrio sp. JY genome, one window contains:
- a CDS encoding alkaline phosphatase codes for MRRYVLPPFAAASINRVAWIFLALLFLSAVAVRADSGVAPKYVFYFIGDGMAMPQRSAAEYYLAAKDGDGKPGVVKLAMDKMPVQGLTSTYSLNSIITDSGAAGTALATGFKTTNGAISVDKDKKPVATMAEMARDKGMRVGVVSSVSLDHATPACFYSHQPSRNNYYEIALDVAKSGFDYFGGGGFKDPTGKKSKKEGDKPDAMEVMKKAGYTVANDRKDIMDAKPGIKLVALNPELDRDKALPYALDGDKKGLSLAEFTAKGISQLDNPKGFFMMVEGGKIDWACHANDALASIEDTLAFDAAVAEAVTFAQKHPNETLIIVTGDHECGGLTLGFAGTRYGNYYQYLKDQKVSFEDFSQKLAAYKKAHNVADAKFEDVVPMIKESFGLIVPTAEELDTMKKNPVKYSSSHTSPADPHGMYLRDYELDAVKAAFVRSMKGEKEKSEDEMDYRAYGGYEPLAVTLTHILDNKAGIGWTSYSHTGVPVVTSAMGPGSQAFSGYYDNTDVAKKIMAAMGQKAVASN; via the coding sequence ATGCGCCGCTATGTCCTGCCGCCGTTCGCTGCGGCTTCCATCAATCGCGTGGCCTGGATCTTCCTGGCCCTGCTTTTCCTGTCCGCTGTCGCGGTGCGGGCCGATTCCGGCGTCGCGCCGAAGTATGTCTTCTATTTCATCGGCGACGGCATGGCCATGCCCCAGCGCAGCGCCGCCGAGTACTACCTGGCCGCCAAGGACGGCGACGGCAAGCCCGGCGTCGTCAAGCTGGCCATGGACAAGATGCCGGTCCAGGGCCTGACCAGCACCTATTCGCTCAATTCCATCATCACCGACTCCGGCGCGGCCGGCACGGCCCTGGCCACCGGTTTCAAGACCACCAATGGGGCCATCAGCGTCGACAAGGACAAAAAGCCCGTGGCCACCATGGCCGAAATGGCCCGGGACAAGGGCATGAGGGTCGGCGTCGTCTCCAGCGTCTCCCTGGACCACGCCACCCCGGCCTGCTTCTACTCCCACCAGCCCAGCCGCAACAATTACTACGAGATCGCCCTGGACGTGGCCAAAAGCGGCTTCGACTACTTCGGCGGCGGCGGCTTCAAGGACCCCACCGGCAAGAAGTCCAAAAAGGAAGGCGACAAGCCCGATGCCATGGAAGTCATGAAAAAGGCCGGCTACACCGTGGCCAATGACCGCAAGGACATCATGGACGCCAAGCCCGGCATCAAGCTCGTGGCGCTCAATCCCGAACTCGACCGCGACAAGGCGTTGCCCTACGCCCTGGACGGCGACAAGAAGGGCCTGTCCCTGGCCGAATTCACCGCCAAGGGCATCAGCCAGCTCGACAACCCCAAGGGCTTTTTCATGATGGTCGAGGGCGGCAAGATCGACTGGGCCTGCCACGCCAACGACGCGCTCGCCTCCATCGAGGACACCCTGGCCTTCGACGCCGCCGTGGCCGAGGCCGTCACGTTCGCCCAGAAGCATCCGAACGAGACCCTCATCATCGTCACCGGCGACCATGAGTGCGGCGGCCTGACCCTCGGTTTCGCCGGCACCCGCTACGGCAACTACTACCAGTACCTCAAGGACCAGAAGGTCTCCTTCGAAGACTTCTCCCAGAAGCTCGCCGCGTACAAGAAGGCCCACAACGTCGCGGATGCCAAGTTCGAGGACGTGGTGCCCATGATCAAGGAGAGCTTCGGGCTCATCGTGCCCACCGCCGAAGAGCTGGACACCATGAAGAAAAATCCCGTCAAATACTCCTCGAGCCACACCTCTCCGGCCGACCCGCATGGCATGTACCTGCGCGATTACGAGCTCGACGCCGTCAAGGCCGCCTTTGTCCGCAGCATGAAGGGCGAAAAGGAAAAGTCCGAGGACGAGATGGATTACCGGGCCTACGGCGGTTACGAGCCCCTGGCCGTGACGCTCACCCACATCCTGGACAACAAGGCCGGCATCGGCTGGACCAGCTACTCCCACACCGGCGTGCCCGTCGTGACCTCGGCCATGGGCCCCGGTTCCCAGGCCTTCTCCGGCTACTACGACAACACCGACGTGGCCAAAAAGATCATGGCCGCCATGGGCCAGAAGGCCGTGGCCAGCAACTAG
- a CDS encoding YibE/F family protein, with amino-acid sequence MLARIDRRDALLVALFAALTVVLLYWPTGFENRLPTDAVQVKARILDVDNAHVHQYGIVREGEQRVTAVPLSGPFAGQHITADNILLGKLELDKIFAPGESALLVLSLRDGKIVSAVAKDHWRLGLQGLLLGIFALFLALYAGWTGIKAVLSFLFAALLLWKVLVPLFLQGYDPLIVTLCVLAVLMAAIIFLVGGVGRRSLAAYLGALAGIAVTCLLALATAPGFALPGAVKPYAETLLYTGYAHLNLGRMFLATICLGASGAIMDVAMDVAASQAEVVAHNPGIGPGRLCLSGFRVGRVVVGTMATTLLLAYCGGSLALLMVFMAQGVPLINVATMPHVAAEIANTLVGSFGLVTAAPLTAIAGALLLRRR; translated from the coding sequence ATGCTCGCCCGGATCGACCGGCGCGATGCGCTGCTGGTCGCGCTTTTCGCCGCCCTGACCGTGGTCCTGCTCTATTGGCCGACAGGCTTCGAAAACAGGCTCCCCACCGACGCCGTGCAGGTCAAGGCCCGCATCCTCGACGTGGACAACGCCCACGTGCATCAGTACGGCATCGTGCGCGAAGGCGAACAGCGCGTCACCGCCGTGCCGCTGTCCGGCCCCTTTGCCGGGCAACACATCACCGCCGACAACATCCTGCTCGGCAAGCTCGAACTCGACAAGATTTTCGCCCCGGGAGAATCGGCCCTGCTCGTGCTGTCGCTGCGTGACGGCAAGATCGTCTCGGCCGTGGCCAAGGACCACTGGCGGCTCGGGCTGCAAGGGCTGCTGCTCGGCATCTTTGCCCTGTTTCTGGCCCTGTACGCCGGCTGGACAGGCATCAAGGCCGTGCTCTCCTTCCTCTTCGCGGCGTTGCTCTTGTGGAAGGTGCTGGTACCGCTTTTCCTTCAGGGCTACGACCCGCTTATCGTCACCCTCTGCGTCCTGGCCGTGCTCATGGCCGCCATCATCTTTCTCGTCGGCGGCGTCGGCCGGCGATCGCTTGCCGCCTACCTCGGCGCGCTGGCCGGCATCGCCGTCACCTGCCTGCTCGCCCTGGCCACCGCCCCCGGCTTCGCCCTGCCCGGCGCGGTCAAACCCTACGCCGAAACACTCCTCTACACCGGCTACGCCCACCTGAACCTCGGCCGCATGTTTCTGGCCACCATCTGCCTCGGGGCCAGCGGCGCCATCATGGATGTGGCCATGGACGTGGCCGCCAGCCAGGCCGAGGTCGTGGCCCATAACCCGGGCATCGGCCCCGGTCGCCTGTGCCTCTCGGGATTTCGCGTCGGCCGCGTCGTGGTCGGCACCATGGCCACCACCCTGCTTCTGGCCTACTGCGGCGGCAGCCTTGCCCTGCTCATGGTCTTCATGGCCCAGGGCGTGCCGCTCATAAACGTCGCCACCATGCCCCACGTCGCCGCCGAAATCGCCAACACCCTCGTCGGCAGCTTCGGCCTCGTCACCGCCGCGCCGCTGACCGCCATCGCCGGCGCGCTGCTGCTGCGGCGGCGGTAG
- a CDS encoding cysteine-rich small domain-containing protein produces the protein MQHSYRFFQNTACKYFPCHPGADPESFNCLLCFCPLYFLENCGGDCQTLQGIKDCTPCLRPHRPEGYDEILDRLRQEAAARRQAWQAEQREEKTEVDE, from the coding sequence ATGCAACACAGCTACCGTTTCTTCCAGAATACCGCCTGCAAGTACTTTCCCTGCCACCCGGGAGCCGACCCCGAAAGCTTCAACTGCCTGCTGTGCTTCTGCCCGCTCTACTTCCTGGAAAACTGCGGCGGCGACTGCCAGACACTCCAGGGCATCAAGGACTGCACCCCCTGCCTGCGGCCCCACCGCCCCGAAGGCTACGACGAGATTCTGGACAGGCTGCGCCAGGAAGCCGCCGCCCGGCGTCAGGCCTGGCAAGCGGAGCAGCGGGAGGAGAAGACGGAGGTGGACGAGTGA
- a CDS encoding SpoIIE family protein phosphatase encodes MTETACENAGRLSDRLAALTRCFALSRLVTESLDLSEVLERIMTTSRQALSAEAASLLLVDETPGPGQGDLIFTVAQGPACQDLRGGFRLGPGEGVAGWVAARAEPVLLVDAYDDPRFNPDVDRLTGYRTRSMACVPLLYRGRVIGVAQCINRAGGGAFTRDEVETFSLLAAQAAVAIVNARLHGEALAKQRMEFDMEVAAGVQQSLLPQGVPLVPGFDLAGASLSCDATSGDYYDFMRRPAAAGGPERFFVAVGDVTGHGIQAALLMTSVRAFLRARLLAPGGPAAIVGDVNRLLTCDMGDSGRFMTFFLLEIDPAAGVMRSVRAGHDPALLYDPVGDTFAEVGGRGIPLGIDAGWTYEENVLRPLPEGAVLVLGTDGIWEARAASGEMYGKARLRQAIARGASGDARTVVDAVLADLDAFLAGMPRHDDVTLVVVKTAPGAGKKEVS; translated from the coding sequence ATGACCGAAACGGCGTGCGAGAATGCCGGCCGGCTCTCCGACCGTCTGGCCGCGTTGACGCGGTGTTTCGCTTTGTCGCGCCTGGTCACGGAATCGCTGGATCTTTCCGAGGTGTTGGAACGCATCATGACCACCTCGCGCCAGGCGCTTTCGGCCGAGGCGGCCAGCCTGCTGCTGGTGGACGAAACGCCCGGGCCCGGCCAGGGCGATCTCATCTTCACCGTGGCCCAGGGGCCGGCCTGCCAGGACCTGCGCGGGGGCTTTCGCCTGGGCCCGGGCGAGGGCGTGGCCGGCTGGGTGGCGGCGCGGGCCGAGCCGGTGCTTCTTGTCGACGCCTATGACGATCCCCGTTTCAATCCCGATGTCGATCGCCTGACGGGCTACCGGACGCGGTCCATGGCCTGTGTGCCCCTTTTGTACCGGGGGCGGGTCATCGGCGTGGCCCAGTGCATCAACAGGGCCGGAGGCGGGGCGTTCACCCGTGACGAGGTGGAGACCTTTTCGCTGTTGGCGGCCCAGGCGGCGGTGGCCATCGTCAATGCCCGGCTGCATGGCGAGGCGCTGGCCAAGCAGCGCATGGAGTTCGACATGGAGGTGGCCGCGGGCGTGCAGCAAAGCCTGCTGCCTCAGGGGGTGCCGTTGGTGCCGGGCTTCGACCTGGCCGGCGCGAGCCTGTCCTGCGACGCCACCAGCGGCGATTACTATGATTTCATGCGGCGGCCGGCGGCGGCCGGCGGGCCGGAGCGCTTTTTCGTGGCCGTTGGCGACGTGACCGGGCACGGCATCCAGGCGGCGCTTTTGATGACCTCGGTGCGGGCCTTTTTGCGCGCCCGGCTGCTCGCTCCGGGCGGCCCGGCCGCCATCGTCGGTGACGTCAACCGGCTTTTGACCTGCGACATGGGCGATTCCGGTCGCTTCATGACGTTTTTCCTGCTGGAGATCGATCCGGCGGCGGGCGTTATGCGCTCGGTGCGGGCCGGGCACGATCCGGCCTTGCTCTACGATCCGGTCGGGGACACGTTTGCCGAGGTCGGCGGTCGCGGGATTCCGCTCGGCATCGACGCCGGCTGGACATATGAGGAAAATGTGCTGCGGCCCCTGCCCGAGGGGGCCGTGCTGGTTCTTGGCACCGACGGCATCTGGGAAGCCAGGGCCGCTTCGGGCGAGATGTATGGCAAGGCGAGACTGCGTCAGGCGATCGCGCGCGGCGCGTCCGGGGATGCCCGGACGGTGGTCGACGCGGTGCTTGCGGACCTGGACGCATTTCTCGCAGGGATGCCGCGTCATGACGACGTGACCCTTGTCGTGGTCAAGACGGCGCCTGGCGCCGGCAAAAAGGAGGTGTCATGA
- a CDS encoding LysM peptidoglycan-binding domain-containing protein: MKYGRALTVAILLGLIASGCSKEDPQAFSKVDYNKDGKIIFEELIVAFPDMTVEEFLAADADRNGTLDEKEYQRLREARAAGKKLDAAPAPAKPAEQPAKPAGEQKPAEPAKPAEAAKPAAVSPEPAKPAEPQKAETTPAPAAPATPAPASPEPAKPAGPQKSEAAAPAAPAPAPAKQPAAPAAGNVTVEVESTPGMTYTVGRGDTLTRIAKKFDVSVKALMEANDMKNADHLEAGATLTIPSGSGGQAAAQAVPPAVADIVTGYFTKSASGDINGLLDYYADKVDYYKKGKSGKDVVRQDKAGYFARWPERRYEPGKASVQKLKNGDLRVTVPSGFAVKKGDKGVQGKAVFTFLLHPSGDTYKIVGEQSRVTEKK; encoded by the coding sequence ATGAAATACGGTCGCGCGCTTACTGTGGCGATCCTTCTGGGACTCATCGCCAGCGGGTGCAGCAAGGAAGACCCGCAGGCGTTTTCCAAGGTCGATTACAACAAGGACGGCAAGATCATTTTCGAGGAACTCATTGTGGCGTTCCCGGACATGACCGTCGAGGAATTTTTGGCTGCCGACGCCGACCGCAACGGCACACTGGATGAAAAGGAATACCAGCGGCTGCGCGAGGCCCGGGCTGCCGGCAAGAAGCTCGACGCCGCCCCCGCGCCGGCCAAACCGGCTGAGCAGCCAGCCAAGCCCGCCGGAGAGCAAAAGCCGGCCGAGCCTGCCAAACCGGCCGAAGCGGCCAAGCCTGCGGCTGTTTCTCCGGAACCGGCCAAGCCGGCCGAGCCGCAAAAGGCCGAAACGACGCCCGCTCCGGCCGCCCCGGCCACGCCTGCGCCTGCCTCTCCGGAACCGGCCAAGCCGGCCGGGCCGCAAAAGTCCGAAGCCGCCGCACCGGCCGCGCCCGCCCCGGCTCCGGCGAAACAACCCGCCGCTCCGGCCGCCGGGAACGTGACCGTGGAGGTGGAGTCGACCCCCGGCATGACCTATACCGTGGGGCGCGGCGACACGCTCACGCGTATCGCCAAGAAGTTCGACGTGTCGGTCAAGGCGCTTATGGAGGCCAACGACATGAAGAACGCCGACCATCTGGAAGCCGGGGCCACCCTGACCATTCCTTCCGGCAGCGGCGGGCAGGCCGCGGCCCAGGCCGTGCCGCCGGCTGTGGCCGACATCGTGACCGGCTACTTCACCAAGAGCGCTTCGGGCGACATCAACGGCCTGCTCGACTATTACGCCGACAAAGTGGACTATTATAAAAAGGGCAAGAGCGGAAAGGATGTCGTGCGCCAGGACAAGGCGGGATACTTCGCCCGCTGGCCCGAGCGGCGCTATGAGCCGGGCAAGGCATCCGTGCAGAAGCTCAAGAATGGCGACCTGCGTGTGACCGTGCCTTCGGGCTTCGCGGTCAAAAAGGGCGACAAGGGCGTGCAGGGCAAGGCGGTCTTCACCTTCCTGCTGCATCCGTCCGGCGATACCTACAAGATCGTGGGCGAACAAAGCCGGGTGACGGAGAAAAAGTAG
- the pgl gene encoding 6-phosphogluconolactonase, protein MTARVETFPSPAAMAEAALAYLTHAARESTAARGRFVLALSGGSTPLPLYDAMARHGVGAPWKDTLFFFGDERFVPVGDPRSNFGAISPILFTPAPIPVDNIRPMPVEITPPAAAAAAYEEELRQALGAESEAIPRFDLILLGMGPDGHTASIFPGGPILPVRDKLVADAPPPTTGKPQVPRLTFTLPLINAARRVLFLVTAKGKEQALTQALADTPDPAVPASLVRPQKGELVWMIDEAGK, encoded by the coding sequence ATGACCGCCCGGGTGGAAACCTTCCCAAGCCCGGCCGCCATGGCCGAGGCGGCCCTGGCCTATCTGACGCACGCGGCACGGGAGTCGACGGCCGCCCGGGGCCGGTTCGTCCTGGCCCTGTCCGGCGGCTCGACCCCGCTGCCGCTCTATGACGCCATGGCCCGGCATGGCGTCGGCGCGCCATGGAAGGACACGCTTTTTTTCTTCGGCGATGAGCGCTTCGTCCCCGTGGGCGATCCGCGCAGCAACTTCGGGGCAATCTCGCCCATCCTCTTCACCCCCGCCCCCATTCCGGTCGACAACATCCGGCCCATGCCCGTGGAAATCACGCCCCCCGCAGCCGCGGCCGCGGCCTACGAAGAGGAACTGCGCCAGGCGCTCGGGGCCGAATCGGAAGCGATCCCGCGTTTCGACCTGATCCTGCTCGGCATGGGCCCGGACGGACACACGGCCTCCATCTTCCCGGGCGGCCCCATCCTCCCGGTTCGCGACAAACTGGTCGCCGACGCGCCGCCCCCGACCACGGGCAAGCCCCAGGTGCCCCGGCTGACCTTCACCCTGCCCCTTATAAACGCCGCCAGACGCGTGCTCTTTCTGGTCACGGCCAAGGGCAAGGAACAGGCGCTTACGCAAGCCCTGGCCGACACGCCCGACCCGGCCGTGCCGGCGTCCCTCGTGCGCCCGCAGAAGGGGGAACTGGTCTGGATGATCGACGAAGCAGGGAAGTAG
- the zwf gene encoding glucose-6-phosphate dehydrogenase: MADAPTPGVAEVVLGRPKNPFPEAACRFDAVEDPVTIIIFGVTGDLAGRMLMPALAALYEGGNLPENFAVVGASRTDLNDDSFRERMRRSIETHGAIPPGQWEKLAPRLTYRQVHYDDPASFSMLAEYLDGMCEASGLGGNRVFYLAVPPTAYEDIAVNLAKAGLAEETKGYSRLVIEKPFGHDLATAQVLEQALHTRFSEHQIFRIDHYLAKETVQNILMLRFANAIFEPVWNRRYVDYVSIMAAESIGVEHRASYYDHFGVLRDMFQNHMMQLLALCAIEPPSLFEAELVRDEKTKVFRALRPFNEHDLRENLVLGQYASGVAGGERAPAYLDEEGVPGDSTTPTFAAMKVYVDNWRWQGVPFYMVSGKRLAAKRTEIAVQFKPVPYSMFREIFGDHIKANRLTLRIQPDEQVSLTFQAKAPGPMCLRSVTMNFNYYQGYEGPSLSAYAKVLLDCMLGDQTLFWRQDGVELCWKFLAPMLGEADPDRLFLYKAGSWGPQEAGKFLKAHGLAAS, encoded by the coding sequence ATGGCCGACGCTCCCACGCCGGGCGTGGCCGAGGTCGTCCTCGGCCGGCCCAAAAATCCCTTTCCCGAGGCGGCCTGCCGCTTCGACGCGGTGGAAGACCCGGTCACCATCATCATCTTCGGGGTCACCGGCGATCTGGCCGGCCGCATGCTCATGCCGGCCCTGGCCGCCCTCTACGAGGGCGGCAACCTGCCGGAAAACTTCGCCGTGGTCGGGGCAAGCCGCACCGACTTAAACGACGATTCCTTCCGCGAACGCATGCGCCGGTCCATCGAGACCCACGGCGCCATCCCCCCCGGCCAATGGGAAAAACTGGCCCCGCGCCTGACCTACCGGCAGGTGCACTACGACGACCCGGCCTCGTTTAGCATGCTGGCCGAGTACCTCGACGGGATGTGCGAAGCCTCGGGCCTTGGCGGCAACCGCGTCTTCTACCTGGCCGTGCCGCCCACGGCCTACGAGGACATCGCCGTCAACCTGGCCAAGGCCGGATTGGCCGAGGAGACCAAGGGCTATTCCCGGCTGGTCATCGAAAAGCCCTTCGGCCACGATCTGGCCACGGCCCAGGTGCTGGAGCAGGCGCTGCACACCCGGTTCTCCGAGCACCAGATTTTCCGCATCGACCACTACCTGGCCAAGGAAACGGTGCAGAACATCCTGATGCTGCGCTTTGCCAACGCCATCTTCGAGCCGGTTTGGAACAGGCGCTACGTCGATTACGTCAGCATCATGGCCGCCGAGTCCATCGGCGTCGAACACCGCGCGTCGTACTACGACCATTTCGGCGTGTTGCGCGACATGTTCCAGAACCACATGATGCAGCTGCTCGCGCTTTGCGCCATCGAGCCGCCGTCGCTTTTCGAGGCGGAGCTCGTGCGCGACGAGAAGACCAAGGTCTTCCGGGCGCTGCGCCCCTTCAACGAGCACGACCTGCGCGAAAACCTCGTGTTGGGCCAGTACGCCTCGGGCGTGGCCGGCGGCGAACGCGCCCCGGCCTACCTCGACGAGGAAGGCGTGCCAGGGGATTCGACAACGCCCACCTTCGCCGCCATGAAGGTCTACGTGGACAACTGGCGCTGGCAGGGCGTGCCGTTCTACATGGTTTCGGGCAAGCGGCTCGCCGCCAAGCGTACGGAAATCGCGGTCCAGTTCAAGCCCGTACCCTATTCCATGTTCCGGGAAATCTTCGGCGACCATATCAAGGCCAACCGGCTGACCCTGCGCATCCAGCCCGACGAGCAGGTGAGCCTGACCTTCCAGGCCAAGGCCCCCGGCCCCATGTGCCTGCGCTCGGTGACCATGAACTTCAACTATTACCAGGGCTACGAAGGCCCGTCCCTGTCCGCCTACGCCAAGGTGCTGCTCGACTGCATGCTCGGCGACCAGACGCTTTTCTGGCGGCAGGACGGGGTGGAGCTGTGCTGGAAATTCCTGGCCCCCATGCTCGGCGAGGCCGACCCCGACCGGCTGTTTCTCTACAAGGCCGGTTCCTGGGGACCGCAGGAGGCCGGAAAGTTCCTCAAGGCCCACGGGCTGGCGGCATCATGA
- the gnd gene encoding decarboxylating 6-phosphogluconate dehydrogenase, protein MKIGMIGLGRMGLNMARRLVRGGIEIVAYNRTVQKAVDFAAEEGKNAAAAQTMAELVKMLPAPRVIWLMLPAGGPTDEHVDELLPLLSPGDTIVDGGNTMYRDDLRRHKAAGDRGIRYCDAGVSGGIWGLAEGYCIMIGGEPEVVGPIKPALDVLTGPGGNLHTGPIGSGHFVKMVHNGIEYGMMQAYAEGFEILAASQFGEDLDFPAICDLWNHGSVVRSWLLELAQRAFTEDRRLESLKPYVDDSGEGRWTVNAAVETAVSAPVITMALFERFRSRQDNSFQDRVLAALRNQFGGHAVKKREE, encoded by the coding sequence ATGAAAATCGGCATGATCGGCCTTGGACGCATGGGGCTCAACATGGCCAGACGGCTGGTTCGCGGCGGCATCGAAATCGTCGCCTACAATCGCACCGTGCAAAAAGCCGTGGATTTCGCGGCCGAGGAAGGCAAGAACGCCGCGGCGGCCCAGACCATGGCCGAACTGGTCAAAATGCTCCCCGCCCCGCGTGTGATCTGGCTCATGCTCCCGGCCGGCGGCCCCACCGACGAGCACGTGGACGAACTGCTGCCGCTGCTTTCCCCCGGCGACACCATCGTCGACGGCGGCAACACCATGTACCGCGACGACCTGCGCCGGCACAAAGCCGCCGGAGACAGGGGCATCCGCTACTGCGACGCCGGCGTCAGCGGCGGCATCTGGGGCCTGGCCGAGGGCTACTGCATCATGATCGGCGGCGAACCCGAAGTGGTCGGCCCCATAAAGCCCGCCCTGGACGTGCTGACCGGTCCCGGCGGCAACCTGCACACCGGCCCCATCGGCTCCGGACACTTCGTCAAGATGGTCCACAACGGCATCGAATACGGCATGATGCAGGCCTATGCCGAAGGCTTCGAGATCCTGGCCGCCTCGCAGTTCGGCGAGGACCTGGATTTCCCGGCCATCTGCGACCTGTGGAACCACGGCTCGGTGGTGCGCTCGTGGCTTCTGGAACTGGCCCAGCGCGCCTTTACCGAAGACCGCCGGCTGGAATCCCTGAAACCCTATGTGGACGACTCGGGCGAGGGTCGCTGGACGGTCAATGCCGCCGTGGAAACGGCCGTGTCCGCCCCGGTCATCACCATGGCGCTTTTCGAGCGGTTCCGCTCGCGCCAGGACAATTCCTTCCAGGACCGGGTCCTGGCGGCGCTGCGCAACCAGTTCGGCGGCCATGCCGTCAAAAAACGGGAGGAGTAG
- a CDS encoding TVP38/TMEM64 family protein, with protein sequence MTAKTAGKLFLVVLVVAAIAVFFGLGLERHLTLDNLKASRETLGTAYAAAPARFLAAYFGIYVLVAALSLPGATVLTLAGGALFGFWTTLIVVSFASTIGATVACALARFLFREAITRRIGGRVAAIDAGIAKEGAFYLFTLRLIPLFPFFVINAAMGLTALPLRTFYVVSQLGMLPGTAVFVNAGTQLGKLTSLSGILSPTLLVSFALLGIFPLAAKKAVAFARARRAQTARKGATTPGETP encoded by the coding sequence ATGACCGCCAAAACGGCTGGCAAGCTCTTCCTCGTCGTCCTGGTCGTGGCCGCCATCGCCGTCTTTTTCGGCCTGGGGCTCGAGCGGCATCTGACCCTCGACAACCTCAAGGCCTCGCGGGAAACGCTGGGCACGGCCTACGCCGCCGCCCCGGCCCGCTTTCTGGCCGCCTATTTCGGGATCTACGTCCTGGTCGCCGCCCTGAGCCTTCCCGGAGCCACGGTGCTGACCCTGGCCGGCGGGGCGCTGTTCGGCTTTTGGACCACCCTGATCGTGGTTTCCTTCGCCAGTACCATCGGGGCGACCGTCGCCTGCGCCCTGGCCCGCTTTCTTTTCCGCGAGGCCATAACGCGCCGCATCGGCGGCCGCGTTGCCGCCATCGACGCCGGCATCGCCAAGGAAGGCGCATTTTACCTTTTCACCTTGCGCCTGATTCCCCTGTTCCCCTTTTTCGTCATCAACGCGGCCATGGGGCTCACCGCCCTGCCGCTACGTACCTTCTACGTCGTGTCCCAGCTCGGCATGCTCCCGGGCACGGCGGTCTTCGTCAACGCCGGCACCCAGCTCGGCAAGCTCACGTCGCTTTCCGGCATTCTCTCGCCGACGCTCCTGGTCTCTTTTGCCCTGCTCGGCATCTTTCCCCTGGCGGCCAAAAAGGCCGTCGCCTTCGCCCGCGCCCGGCGGGCGCAAACGGCCCGCAAGGGCGCAACCACTCCCGGAGAAACACCATGA
- a CDS encoding deoxyribodipyrimidine photo-lyase: MQVHPARIRSLASPPGRSGAVVYWMSRDQRAVDNWALLHAASLAGEAGAPLVVAFALAPAFPGATSRHYAFMLAGLAQTEAALRAHGIPLVVLTGEPGLTVPAFLHSVDVGVCVTDFDPLRIKRVWRAAVAVTSPAALVEVDAHNVVPCFAASQKREYAAATLRPKIHRLLPDFLEPFPELPTFPAGNLDGFAPVDWAAAVAFVQADPAVPPVTSIIPGSAAATQVLDDFIHDRLEIYAARRNDPNAGATSGLSPYFHFGQLAPQRAALAALDARSRAQDGADAFLEELVVRRELADNFCLYEPEYDRFEALPEWAQKTLAAHAADPRPYCYDRETFAAAATHSALWNAAERQLLREGRIHGYMRMYWAKKILEWSQTPREALETALHLNDRFALDGRDPNGVVGVLWSVGGLHDRPWANRPVYGQVRYMNERGCRRKFDVDAYIARYPENAA, encoded by the coding sequence ATGCAGGTCCATCCCGCCCGCATCCGTTCCCTGGCAAGCCCGCCCGGACGTTCCGGGGCCGTTGTCTATTGGATGAGCCGCGATCAGCGCGCCGTCGACAACTGGGCCCTGCTCCACGCCGCGTCCCTGGCCGGGGAGGCCGGCGCACCGCTTGTCGTGGCCTTCGCCCTGGCCCCCGCCTTTCCCGGCGCGACCAGCCGCCATTATGCCTTCATGCTGGCGGGGCTGGCCCAAACAGAGGCGGCACTGCGCGCCCACGGCATACCGCTCGTCGTGCTCACGGGCGAACCGGGCCTTACGGTGCCGGCTTTTTTGCACAGCGTGGACGTCGGCGTCTGCGTGACGGATTTCGATCCGCTGCGCATCAAACGTGTCTGGAGGGCGGCCGTGGCCGTGACCTCACCCGCCGCCCTGGTCGAGGTCGACGCCCACAACGTGGTGCCCTGCTTTGCCGCCTCGCAAAAGCGCGAATACGCCGCCGCCACCCTGCGCCCGAAAATCCATCGCCTGCTGCCCGACTTCCTGGAACCGTTCCCCGAGCTGCCGACATTTCCGGCCGGCAACCTGGACGGGTTCGCGCCCGTCGACTGGGCGGCGGCCGTCGCCTTTGTCCAGGCCGACCCGGCCGTGCCGCCGGTTACATCCATCATCCCCGGGAGCGCGGCCGCGACACAGGTCCTGGACGATTTCATCCACGACAGGCTGGAAATATACGCCGCGCGCCGCAACGATCCCAACGCCGGGGCAACTTCCGGCCTGTCGCCCTATTTCCACTTCGGCCAGCTCGCGCCCCAGCGGGCGGCCCTGGCCGCGCTTGACGCCCGCTCGCGCGCCCAGGACGGCGCGGACGCCTTTTTGGAGGAACTTGTCGTGCGCCGGGAACTGGCCGACAACTTCTGCCTCTACGAACCCGAGTACGACCGCTTCGAGGCCCTGCCCGAATGGGCCCAAAAGACCCTGGCCGCCCATGCCGCCGATCCCCGGCCGTACTGCTACGACCGCGAGACCTTTGCCGCCGCCGCCACCCACAGCGCGCTTTGGAACGCGGCCGAGCGGCAGCTTTTGCGCGAGGGGCGCATCCACGGCTATATGCGCATGTACTGGGCCAAAAAGATCCTGGAATGGTCGCAAACGCCCCGGGAGGCCCTGGAAACGGCCCTGCATCTCAACGACCGCTTTGCTCTGGACGGGCGCGACCCCAATGGCGTGGTCGGGGTGCTCTGGTCCGTTGGCGGGCTGCACGACCGCCCCTGGGCGAACCGCCCGGTCTACGGCCAGGTGCGCTACATGAACGAACGCGGCTGCCGTCGCAAATTCGATGTGGACGCCTACATCGCCCGCTATCCGGAGAACGCCGCATGA